The window GGAGCGTTGGTTTACATCAGGATTTTCTCTTGCGCCCATAGTTATCTCTGCAATTATTTCCTTGATGAAATCAGGTGTATTATCGACAGGCCTATCTGGGAAATTTGCTTTTTCTTGTTCCATAATGGCTATTTCATCTTCAATGGAAACAGGATAATGAGTCCTTATCTGTGATTCAAAACGGTCTTTCAACGGTGTGATAATTCTGCCGCGATTGGTATAGTCTTCGGGGTTGGCACTTGCTACGACAAAAATATCAAGAGGCAGACTAACCTTATACCCTTTTATTTGGACATCTCCTTCTTCCATTATGTTGAAAAGGCCTACTTGAACTTTCTCCTGCAAATCCGGCAATTCATTGATTGCGAAAATGCCTCTATTGGTGCGTGGTATTAACCCGAAGTGAATTGTCAATTCATCGGATAAATATCTTCCTTCTGCAACCTTGATAGGGTCGATTTCTCCTATTATGTCTGCAATGGAGACATCAGGAGTTGCAAGTTTCTCTGCATATCTTTTCTCTCTCGGTATCCATTCAATCTCTGTTTTCTCGCCTTCTGCTTTGATTTTTTCTTTGCAGTATTTACAAACAGGATTCAATGGGTTATCATTGATTTCACATCCCGCAATGGCAGGAATATAAGGGTCAAGCAGATTGACAAGAGACCTAATTATCCTTGTCTTTGCCTGACCTCTTTCTCCCAAAAGAATTATATGGTGGCCTGAAAGTATGGCATTCTCAATCTGTGGAATAACTGTATTGTCATATCCAATTATCCCCGGGAAAATCTTTTCTTTCTTCTTCAATTTTTCAATCAAGTTTTGCCGCATCTCAAGCTGTATCGGTTTTGATGTATAGCCGCTTTCTTTAAGCTCTTTGATGTTTTTTGCTTTTTTCATCTGCAATATTTCTCCACTAAAATAATTTTTCAAAAAGTTTTGGTTATTCTCTCCCTGTTGGTACAATGAGTACAATAAACCTCTAATCAGAATAATACTAATTTTTTTATTGGCACTTTGTCAAATCGAAATGAAGTGAAATTCATAGTTGATATTATCTATTTTCTATCTTTCATCAATTTTCAGTTGTCCTCTTATAAGGAATATTCTTTTTCTTGCCATTGAAAAACTTTTTTTGGTCAAGGTAGATTTATTTATCAGTCAAAGTGTGAAACTATTGAGCAGATACCCAGAATTTGTTCTTTTTTATCTAACGCTTTTCAATATCTTTCATTAAGGAAATAATAAAAGATTATTGGAGT is drawn from Candidatus Schekmanbacteria bacterium and contains these coding sequences:
- a CDS encoding magnesium chelatase, with translation MQMKKAKNIKELKESGYTSKPIQLEMRQNLIEKLKKKEKIFPGIIGYDNTVIPQIENAILSGHHIILLGERGQAKTRIIRSLVNLLDPYIPAIAGCEINDNPLNPVCKYCKEKIKAEGEKTEIEWIPREKRYAEKLATPDVSIADIIGEIDPIKVAEGRYLSDELTIHFGLIPRTNRGIFAINELPDLQEKVQVGLFNIMEEGDVQIKGYKVSLPLDIFVVASANPEDYTNRGRIITPLKDRFESQIRTHYPVSIEDEIAIMEQEKANFPDRPVDNTPDFIKEIIAEITMGARENPDVNQRSGVSVRMTIANYENLLSNAEKRAIINGESETVPRLSDFHSLFSSTNGKIEFEYTGEDKKEEELVNKIISKAVKKVFERHFTPDKLQPVVESFKNGWVAEVSDMMPSKEYLDCLEKIDGLKDNVMKLVNGSKSTAQIASAIEFIFEGLHLFNKLNKNEVNNRIVYR